Sequence from the Paenibacillus riograndensis SBR5 genome:
CACGAGCTTGAATCTACGGTAGTCCTTTCTGACCCGGCAAAAACCTATCACATACCAATGGCCGTGGCGAAAGTCAATCGAGCTTGGCTCTACCGTTCGCTCCAGGTATTCCATATCCCTGTTGATATAGTCGAACACCAGCAGCCTGTTTTCCGTGATGGCCTTGTTTATGATCCCAATGTACTCTTTAATTTCCTGCTCCATGCTGAAATGGGACATATCCAGAGTCAGTTTGTCCTTATTCGACTCCCGCTTATAGGTATGTTCAACCTTTAACATGATGTCATTAAAAGCTTCGTTCCTGCCAAAATAGCAGTGTAAATTCTTCATTACAGCTACAAATGTATGAGCCTCATCCCGGTTTAAAAAGAGGCTGCTTATATTATAGCTGTCCATAATATAGTATCCTCCGCCCTTACCGCTGGACGATGCAATCGGTATGCCGGCTTCGCTTATTTTTCCGATATCCCGGTAGATCGTCCGCAAGGATACCTCGAAATGCTCGGCAAGCTCCTTGCCCGTTACCGCACCTTTACCGGAGATGATCAGCAGCATGGAGAGCAATCGATCGACTCGCATGATTGTGTGTGACGTTGGATAACGTCTCCTCCTCTGGGTGGAATTTATTTTTTGATACTACAAACACTTTATCAATTACCTTTTCAGACATATTCGTCTGAGTGATCACTTTCTCCTTCATAAGCCCCTCCCGGCGAATATATAAATCCCTCTTGCAGGTGAAACCCACAAGGGATTAGTACTCTCTTTATATCTTTGAAAGTTTCGCGCTACTTATGATACGGCTCATCGCGCTAATCTGTAACGGCAAGTTTAAGAACCATCCTTTACAGGATGGCTCTTTCAGCAAATCAATGTATTTCTTAGGCATTCTCCGGCGTAATAGGGTTAACTGCAAAGAGGGAATGAATGTTGCCTTCTGGATCTGCAAAGAAACCCGTGGTGTGCCCCCAGGACATCACCTTTGGTGCTGTTATCCCTGTAGCCCCTTTTGAAACAAAGTCATCATACATAATATAGACTTCCTCAGGAGAATCACATTCGAAGTTAAGCTCAAAAGCTTGCCCTCTACGCTCTTCTACAAAAGAATGATGGCCGTTTGTGTTATCTGCCATTAATGGCGCCTCAAAAATTGCCAGACGAACGCCATTATTCTCAAATTCAGTGTAATGATCTTCTTCTACAAGAACCTTAAATCCCAGAACATCACGGTAAAAACTAGTCAATCTAGGTACATCAAGCGCCAAGATAGTGATTCCTTCTAATTTTACTCCCATGCCCATACCTCCCCCCTCCAACATCAAATTCTGTACTCATCGGATATCATTTCTATGAAATATTATATATCATCCCCATCCGCTCTTACATATAAAGCTACAACCCTTGTGTGTATGGTACACGAACTTATACACCGGATTCTGATCGGGTCTTAAGATCATTCACTCATGAATTTAACCTCCTAAGGATAATAAACATCATGTTAACGTCATGTTTTGCGCTCGTCATAATACGCCTTGGGCCAGTTCTTAATCTGCAGATCGGGAAAATTCACATAATCGCCTTTAACAAAGGGACTCAACGCTCTCCAGATCCTTTCTACCCACTGTATATTCCGCTCCTGCTCCCTGTTGTTTTTCCACCGGGCTGACAGTTCGCAGATTGTCCCAGCCTTCCGATGGGGATAGACCGTTTAATCACGCTTTTGCGCCAAGCGGTCGAAATTTCCGCAAGAAAAAAAGGGCGCCAGCGAAGTTAACCCGGAAGGCGAGAGTACGGAGACGAAATGGTTATTTTTATTCCTGCTTAAATCAACTATAATGGGGGATAGCTTTATCATTCGTTGGAAGAAGGTTGAGAAGTGCCGCTACGCAATTGGAAATATACACCGCTGCTGTTGATGCTGATTTTCCCTGTGCTCGGGAAGATGTATGCATGGGTCAACAAGCCGAGAGGCAAAGTCTATCATTTGATGACCTCATGGGATAACGCCATCCCTTTCGTCAAATATTTTGCACTGCCTTATTCCGTTTGGATCTTTTATATTTATCTATGTCTTTACTATTTCTTCAAGAACGATTTGCGTGTGTATTACCGTGCTTTGTTGATTTATACCGTATGCGCCTGCATTTGTTACGGAATTTACTCTGTAGTTCAAACAACGGTGCCACGCCCCGAGTTGGTGGGCCATGACGTCTTTACCTTGATCGTGCGTTTTGTGTACCACCGGGACCAGCCGTTCAATTGTTTCCCCAGTATCCATGTGTTCTCCAGCTACATGGTGTTCCGCCTAACCGCCAGCAGCGGTTTCCGGAACAAATGGAACATGCTCCTGATCGGGGGGATGTCCGGGATGATTATATTGTCCACGCTGTTCATCAAGCAGCATGCGATTCTCGACGGCCTTGCCGGTATTATGCTGGTTGAAATTGTATTGGCCGCCGTTCTGCTGGTGGAGCACTTCTTCACCCGCAGCAGCAGCACTCCCCAAGAGGGTTCTTACAAAGATAGGCCTCAAAGCTCCTGAAGCTCCTTCCGCAGATAAACGAACCGCGCTGTCAGTAACGGCAAGTTAAAAGGCCAGCTCTTTATTGGATGGCCACATGCATCGCTTCCGCGATAGTAAAGAAATCTTCCTGGTTTATCTCAAAGTGGCCGGTACGGAACGGGTAGCCCCAATTCCGTTTGCCGCGGGTGAAGGACAGCCGATCAAGCAAGCCTTTGATTCTTGCTTCATGGCAGGGGACATATTCGATATTCCGCCGGTAAGGTACGAACGTCGCGGACATCGCATATTCGTACACATGGTCGTCCAAAACCCGGCCAATGGCGGTGAACGCTTGCAACGGCTCGCCATCTCCTATCTCCGTTCGAGGAGAGTAGTACACAAGCCAATCCCCAGGTTGCATTCTGCGTAATGGTGCAGATTTACCGTGACACATTTGGGCGAAGCCGCCACTAACCCCGCGTTGTACATGCGATGCCGAGACGACGCCTATCCAATAGGAAGACGGATGGAGAACCGTGACCCATCAACGGCAGCCTCGGCATGAAGTCGTGTTGTATCATAAATCGGGATATTGCAGTCTTCTTGCGAAATGAGCATTGTGATTTCCGTACATCCGAGAATAACAGCCTCCGCTCCCTTATGGATAAGACGATCCATTATCTCTAAATATTTTTTCTTTGAATGTTCATTTATAATGCCAAGACAAAGTTCATAATAAATGATATCGTGAATAACCACTCGATCTGCATCATCCGGTACAATAGATGGATCCAACTTGCCGCCGTTTATGATACGATTAGAGTTAATTTTAATATATTAAATCTTTCATATTCGGGTGGGCTTATGAGAAAAAAATTACAAATTTATATATCGGCTACTTACTACGATCTTATTGAGGAAAGACATACCGCTGTTGAAGCCATACTTCAAGCCGGTCATATCCCTGCTGGAGTCGAGCAATTTTTCAAGGAAAGTCCAATGAACATTAGGAAGAGATGGATCGACGAGTCCGACGTATATATCCTGATTCTCGGTGGGTTCTATGGTTTAACGCTCCCTGATGATGAATCCAAAAGCTATACGCAATGGGAATATGAGTATGCCGGAGAAACGGGAAAACCTAGATTTGCTTTTGTTGTCACAGATGAAAGATTAAGAGAACTGCCATACGATTTCACAGCAATTGAACACTATCAGAAGTTTCAAGAGTTTAAGCAATCAGTCATGGAACAAGTCCCTACCTATTACGTTGAAGATGTACGGCACATTAAAATGGTACTTCGTGATCAATTGCCGGAG
This genomic interval carries:
- a CDS encoding aspartate/glutamate racemase family protein encodes the protein MVIHDIIYYELCLGIINEHSKKKYLEIMDRLIHKGAEAVILGCTEITMLISQEDCNIPIYDTTRLHAEAAVDGSRFSIRLPIG
- a CDS encoding VOC family protein translates to MGVKLEGITILALDVPRLTSFYRDVLGFKVLVEEDHYTEFENNGVRLAIFEAPLMADNTNGHHSFVEERRGQAFELNFECDSPEEVYIMYDDFVSKGATGITAPKVMSWGHTTGFFADPEGNIHSLFAVNPITPENA
- a CDS encoding DUF4062 domain-containing protein yields the protein MRKKLQIYISATYYDLIEERHTAVEAILQAGHIPAGVEQFFKESPMNIRKRWIDESDVYILILGGFYGLTLPDDESKSYTQWEYEYAGETGKPRFAFVVTDERLRELPYDFTAIEHYQKFQEFKQSVMEQVPTYYVEDVRHIKMVLRDQLPEYAARDDLYGWVSGKDLPDVQKLLEENARLKAELEKKK
- a CDS encoding EVE domain-containing protein, which codes for MGVVSASHVQRGVSGGFAQMCHGKSAPLRRMQPGDWLVYYSPRTEIGDGEPLQAFTAIGRVLDDHVYEYAMSATFVPYRRNIEYVPCHEARIKGLLDRLSFTRGKRNWGYPFRTGHFEINQEDFFTIAEAMHVAIQ
- a CDS encoding helix-turn-helix transcriptional regulator; translation: MRVDRLLSMLLIISGKGAVTGKELAEHFEVSLRTIYRDIGKISEAGIPIASSSGKGGGYYIMDSYNISSLFLNRDEAHTFVAVMKNLHCYFGRNEAFNDIMLKVEHTYKRESNKDKLTLDMSHFSMEQEIKEYIGIINKAITENRLLVFDYINRDMEYLERTVEPSSIDFRHGHWYVIGFCRVRKDYRRFKLVRIKQLEQGPPFAKRELSQDRIAEVIEHSYSQRDIQVVLRFTSRIGVQLTEYFQKEKISRGADGFYLVSDTFPYEEGLLKFILSFGKECELLEPRELRAELQQYMRNILLSYND
- a CDS encoding phosphatase PAP2 family protein — translated: MPLRNWKYTPLLLMLIFPVLGKMYAWVNKPRGKVYHLMTSWDNAIPFVKYFALPYSVWIFYIYLCLYYFFKNDLRVYYRALLIYTVCACICYGIYSVVQTTVPRPELVGHDVFTLIVRFVYHRDQPFNCFPSIHVFSSYMVFRLTASSGFRNKWNMLLIGGMSGMIILSTLFIKQHAILDGLAGIMLVEIVLAAVLLVEHFFTRSSSTPQEGSYKDRPQSS